A segment of the Acidobacteriota bacterium genome:
TTGAACAGAAATCTCGCGCGGAGGCGCAGGGGGTTTTCCCTGAACCCGGAAGCGGTTCCGGCGTATACTCGGTCGGATCGGTCGGATTCGACCGATCGGTCCGATTTTCCACGGGAGCCTGCCATGAATTTGTCCACCCCTCCAGCCCGCCGAATCCCGAAACCCCTTGCCCGACGGGGGACACGCACGCTTTTCCCCTGGCTGTTCTGCACGTTCTTCGCGGCGGCCGCCCTGGCGGAGGGTGCTCCGCCGGCCCCGCGGGGCGCCGAAGGGAAAGGGCGCGTCATGGTCGTCACCGTGGACGACCTGGTGGGGGTACAGGTCCCCGGGGGCTCCCCGGCGGACTTCCGGGCCATGACCGAGACCCTGCTGGGAAAGCTGAAAGCGGCCGACGTCCCCGCGACGGGCTTCGTCAACATGGCCAAGACCCGGCGCGACGGTCGGACCGTCCCTGAACTCGCCGCGATCCTGGACCTGTGGCTCGACGCGGGGATGGAGCTGGGCAACCACACCTTCTCCCACCCGAGCCTGCACGCCGTCTCGCCGGAGGTTTTCGAAAAGGACGTCGTGCTCGGAGAGGAAGGGTTGAGGGAAGCGATCGAAGCCCGGGGCGGTCGTCTGCGCTACTTCCGTCACCCCTGCCTCCACACCGGCCGGTCGCTGGAGGTCCGGCAGCGGGTGAACGATTTCCTGGCGGCGCGGGGTTACACCGTCGCCCCGGTCACCGTGGACAACGGCGAGTGGATCTACGCCAGCGCCTACCGCTGCTGCTTCGACCTGGGCGACCTCGAGGGCGCCCGGCGTATCCGCGAGGACTACCTCGGCTACATGCTCCGCAAGGTGGCCTACTTCGAGGACCAGTCCCGCAAGCTCTTCGACCGGGAGGTCCCCCAGGTGCTCCTGGTGCACGCCAACGCCCTCAACGCCCACTGCATCGACCGCCTCCTGGCCGGGCTCCGGGAGCGGGGGTACGATTTCGTCCCCCTGGCGGACGCCCTTGCCGACCCGGCCTACGCGTCCGCGGACACCTTCACCGGCCGGGGCGGGATCTCCTGGCTGCACCGATGGGCGCTGAGCCGGGGCTGCAAGAGGGACTTCTTCGGCGACGAACCGGAAGTCCCCCGCTGGGTCTGCGAGATCGCCGGCGTCGAGGGCGAATAGCGACGTTAAAAGCCTCACGCCAAGGCGCCA
Coding sequences within it:
- a CDS encoding polysaccharide deacetylase family protein translates to MNLSTPPARRIPKPLARRGTRTLFPWLFCTFFAAAALAEGAPPAPRGAEGKGRVMVVTVDDLVGVQVPGGSPADFRAMTETLLGKLKAADVPATGFVNMAKTRRDGRTVPELAAILDLWLDAGMELGNHTFSHPSLHAVSPEVFEKDVVLGEEGLREAIEARGGRLRYFRHPCLHTGRSLEVRQRVNDFLAARGYTVAPVTVDNGEWIYASAYRCCFDLGDLEGARRIREDYLGYMLRKVAYFEDQSRKLFDREVPQVLLVHANALNAHCIDRLLAGLRERGYDFVPLADALADPAYASADTFTGRGGISWLHRWALSRGCKRDFFGDEPEVPRWVCEIAGVEGE